The proteins below come from a single Oerskovia jenensis genomic window:
- a CDS encoding type IV toxin-antitoxin system AbiEi family antitoxin domain-containing protein — MTSPTHDTDALAALASRQGGVLLTAQLPRPVLRAALSRDLLEKVRRGAYRWRAVDDPAPGHALDRIRALAQIEAVSRQLRSPFALCQESAALVWDLPLWRVPARVHVVQQHRPGIPRTGTDLVRHLTALAPADTAVRRGHVVTSLARTVVGCARTLPALDALVVVDAALRRGVLTEQLRDVLDRVGGGRGSARAQVLVGLGSGGAESPGESAVRFHLLRRGLPVPTTQIPVTTRLGTFRADLGWPQWRVLVEFDGFVKYSTLAQGDPAKVLFEEKRRQEGIEEEGWRVLRVTMRDLEDGTELVQRVLRLLPPGTSVDLERRPYLWFGAV; from the coding sequence ATGACCTCACCCACCCACGACACCGACGCCCTGGCCGCGCTCGCCTCCCGCCAGGGCGGCGTGCTCCTGACCGCCCAGCTCCCACGCCCCGTCCTGCGCGCCGCGCTCTCCCGGGACCTGCTCGAGAAGGTCCGTCGGGGCGCCTACCGCTGGCGTGCGGTGGACGATCCTGCTCCGGGCCACGCGCTCGACCGGATCCGCGCCCTCGCGCAGATCGAGGCGGTCTCGCGCCAGCTGCGCAGCCCGTTCGCCCTGTGCCAGGAGTCCGCGGCTCTCGTGTGGGACCTGCCGCTGTGGCGGGTGCCCGCGCGCGTGCACGTCGTGCAGCAGCACCGCCCCGGCATCCCGCGGACGGGCACGGACCTCGTCCGGCATCTGACGGCGCTCGCTCCGGCCGACACCGCGGTGCGCCGGGGGCACGTCGTGACCTCGCTCGCCCGGACGGTCGTCGGCTGCGCTCGGACGCTGCCAGCGCTCGACGCGCTCGTGGTCGTCGACGCGGCCCTCCGGCGAGGTGTCCTGACCGAGCAGCTGCGCGACGTGCTCGACCGTGTCGGGGGCGGGCGTGGGAGCGCGCGGGCCCAGGTCCTCGTGGGCCTCGGCAGCGGGGGCGCGGAGTCGCCCGGCGAGTCCGCGGTCCGGTTCCACCTGCTGCGCCGGGGGCTTCCCGTGCCGACGACGCAGATCCCGGTCACGACCCGGCTGGGGACGTTCCGCGCCGACCTGGGCTGGCCGCAGTGGCGTGTGCTCGTCGAGTTCGACGGGTTCGTGAAGTACTCGACGCTCGCCCAGGGCGATCCGGCGAAGGTGCTGTTCGAGGAGAAGCGGCGTCAGGAGGGCATCGAGGAGGAGGGATGGCGGGTCCTGCGCGTGACGATGCGGGACCTCGAGGACGGCACGGAGCTCGTCCAGCGCGTGCTGCGTCTTCTCCCGCCGGGCACGTCGGTCGACCTCGAGCGGCGCCCGTACCTGTGGTTCGGCGCGGTCTGA
- a CDS encoding GntR family transcriptional regulator translates to MKTLMVDLDSPVPVYEQIRTQVAALVSLGTLNPGDRLPSSRNLARDLGVAVGTVQRAYRELEAAGAVSSRPRTGTVVATPAHRRSSVADQRSFADLATQMVARGRELGLDDSAILDVVTGLLQQPVDAPRTPAQH, encoded by the coding sequence ATGAAGACCCTCATGGTCGACCTGGACTCCCCCGTCCCCGTCTACGAGCAGATCAGGACCCAGGTCGCGGCGCTCGTGTCGTTGGGGACGCTGAACCCGGGAGACCGGCTGCCCTCGTCACGCAACCTCGCCCGGGACCTGGGGGTCGCGGTCGGCACGGTCCAACGTGCCTACCGGGAGCTCGAGGCAGCGGGCGCCGTCTCGTCGCGCCCACGGACCGGGACGGTCGTCGCGACCCCTGCGCACCGGCGGTCGTCGGTCGCGGACCAGCGATCGTTCGCCGACCTCGCGACCCAGATGGTCGCCCGCGGTCGCGAGCTCGGGCTGGACGACTCCGCGATCCTCGACGTCGTCACGGGCCTCCTGCAGCAGCCGGTCGACGCGCCCCGCACGCCCGCGCAGCACTGA
- a CDS encoding RNA-binding S4 domain-containing protein, which yields MRVDSWLWAVRLTKSRSVATAACRAGHVKVDGVRVKPSATVRVGSTVTYRGGERERIVEVVELLAKRVGAPEAAKAYVDHSPPVLPREAVPFVPVRDRGAGRPTKRERREIDKLRGRDLPPD from the coding sequence ATGCGGGTCGACAGCTGGCTCTGGGCGGTCCGCCTGACCAAGAGCCGTTCGGTCGCGACGGCCGCGTGCCGTGCCGGGCACGTCAAGGTCGACGGGGTGCGCGTCAAGCCGTCCGCGACCGTGCGCGTCGGCAGCACCGTGACGTACCGCGGGGGTGAGCGCGAGCGGATCGTCGAGGTCGTCGAGCTGCTCGCCAAGCGCGTCGGCGCGCCCGAGGCCGCGAAGGCGTACGTCGACCACAGCCCGCCCGTGCTGCCGCGAGAGGCCGTGCCGTTCGTACCCGTGCGCGATCGCGGCGCGGGACGTCCGACCAAGCGGGAGCGGCGCGAGATCGACAAGCTGCGGGGGCGCGACCTGCCCCCCGACTGA
- a CDS encoding GNAT family N-acetyltransferase → MTSTDTAVGHENPWAASPTPPPAPSTTTWRAVDAPPVPPTLEHPDVWAVRAYTDIEHDVQLATWGWTDWWAPLPVMLGVLQHQEYQRKVLVLALPEPDPATDGATALADDDAADGARRADREQAGGNAPEPQDVGGAAIVWLATDANTHLAYVTLMVRPTLEGRGIGETLLARAEEIARADGRTTVIVPSNHSPEPPPGPGALDAPTGAGRVPAASRGARFALGHGYALEQVERASVLRLPVAPERLDTLEREATRAAGDDYRLHTWWDEVPAAWQDQVAILWTRMSTDVPSADLDVEESPWDAARVRSYLADMAGRHQHVLVTVAEHVPTGTLTAFSVLQIPVSDVLFAFQEDTLVLREHRGHRLGMLVKVANLRAYAERRPGERRINTWNAQENEHMLAINVALGFEPVGVAAVWQKKLT, encoded by the coding sequence ATGACGAGCACCGACACCGCCGTTGGCCACGAGAACCCCTGGGCCGCGAGCCCGACCCCGCCGCCCGCCCCATCGACCACGACGTGGCGGGCGGTCGACGCCCCTCCCGTGCCGCCCACGCTCGAGCACCCCGACGTCTGGGCCGTGCGGGCCTACACCGACATCGAGCACGACGTGCAGCTCGCGACCTGGGGCTGGACCGACTGGTGGGCGCCGCTGCCCGTGATGCTCGGCGTCCTCCAGCACCAGGAGTACCAGCGCAAGGTCCTGGTCCTCGCGCTGCCCGAGCCGGACCCGGCGACCGATGGGGCCACGGCCCTGGCCGACGACGACGCCGCGGACGGCGCGAGGCGTGCGGACCGCGAGCAGGCCGGCGGGAACGCCCCCGAGCCGCAGGACGTCGGCGGCGCCGCGATCGTGTGGCTCGCGACCGACGCCAACACCCACCTCGCGTACGTCACGCTCATGGTCCGCCCCACGCTCGAAGGCCGCGGCATCGGCGAGACGCTGCTGGCCCGCGCCGAGGAGATCGCGCGCGCCGACGGACGCACCACGGTCATCGTGCCGAGCAACCACTCCCCCGAGCCCCCGCCCGGCCCCGGCGCGCTCGACGCCCCCACGGGCGCAGGCCGCGTGCCCGCAGCCTCCCGGGGAGCGCGCTTCGCCCTGGGGCACGGCTACGCGCTCGAACAGGTCGAGCGTGCCTCCGTCCTGAGACTGCCGGTCGCCCCCGAGAGGCTCGACACCCTGGAACGCGAGGCGACGCGGGCCGCGGGCGACGACTACCGCCTGCACACCTGGTGGGACGAGGTGCCGGCCGCATGGCAGGACCAGGTCGCGATCCTGTGGACCCGCATGAGCACCGACGTCCCCTCCGCGGACCTGGACGTCGAGGAGAGCCCGTGGGACGCGGCCCGCGTCCGCTCCTACCTCGCCGACATGGCTGGGCGCCACCAGCACGTGCTCGTCACGGTCGCCGAGCACGTGCCCACCGGGACGCTCACCGCGTTCTCGGTGCTCCAGATCCCCGTGTCGGACGTCCTGTTCGCCTTCCAGGAGGACACGCTCGTGCTGCGCGAGCACCGCGGACACCGGCTCGGGATGCTCGTCAAGGTCGCCAACCTGCGCGCCTACGCCGAGCGACGTCCCGGCGAACGCCGCATCAACACGTGGAACGCCCAGGAGAACGAGCACATGCTCGCGATCAACGTCGCACTCGGGTTCGAGCCCGTGGGCGTCGCGGCGGTGTGGCAGAAGAAGCTCACCTGA
- a CDS encoding GNAT family N-acetyltransferase yields MSGPSQAAAQASFSGPTAWRVLRAPVPDSLGAPEAWAVHGTVRVGEMIDREIHGHADLGLDAATVLVTMTAQQEYKRTVRLVAVADGPRDSGGSGAAEGSGVPSGSAARGPDPVPVAGDVVGRGLVGLPQKGNTHLAIVYVGVDPGHRGQGVGAALWDECLRIAREAGRTVILSDSAHAPEPPPGPGALDSPTGSGRVPLDDPGTRFALARGFALEQVMRQSTLTLPPRADVVDPLRDAARAAAGDDYRVHLWRDTVPEEWIDDFAVLETRMSTDAPNGGLDLEEDPWDADRVRVASRSFADRGQGYLVAVAEHVPSGRLAAFSMVAYPHDRPEVVIQEDTLVLREHRGHRLGMLVKIAVLDELARARPSSRRIHTWNAQENRHMLAINEALGFEVASVTAEWQLRLV; encoded by the coding sequence GTGAGCGGCCCGTCGCAGGCCGCGGCTCAGGCATCGTTCTCCGGCCCGACGGCGTGGCGCGTCCTGCGCGCGCCCGTCCCGGACTCGCTCGGCGCACCCGAGGCGTGGGCCGTGCACGGCACCGTGCGCGTGGGCGAGATGATCGACCGGGAGATCCACGGGCACGCCGACCTCGGTCTCGACGCGGCGACCGTCCTCGTCACGATGACGGCCCAGCAGGAGTACAAGCGCACCGTCCGGCTCGTCGCGGTGGCCGACGGTCCGCGAGACTCTGGCGGTTCGGGGGCCGCCGAGGGCTCCGGCGTCCCGTCCGGCTCGGCTGCGCGCGGACCGGACCCGGTCCCGGTGGCGGGCGACGTCGTCGGGCGCGGGCTCGTCGGCCTTCCCCAGAAGGGGAACACGCACCTCGCGATCGTGTACGTCGGGGTCGATCCCGGGCACCGCGGCCAAGGGGTCGGGGCGGCGCTCTGGGACGAGTGCCTGCGCATCGCGCGCGAGGCCGGGCGCACCGTGATCCTGTCCGACTCCGCACACGCCCCCGAACCCCCGCCCGGCCCCGGTGCCCTCGACTCGCCGACCGGCAGCGGACGCGTGCCGCTCGACGACCCGGGCACGCGCTTCGCGCTCGCGCGCGGCTTCGCGCTCGAACAGGTCATGCGCCAGTCGACGCTCACCCTGCCGCCCCGCGCCGACGTCGTGGACCCGCTGCGCGACGCCGCTCGGGCGGCCGCGGGCGACGACTACCGCGTGCACCTCTGGCGGGACACCGTCCCCGAGGAGTGGATCGACGACTTCGCGGTCCTCGAGACGCGCATGAGCACCGACGCGCCCAACGGCGGGCTCGACCTGGAGGAGGACCCGTGGGACGCCGACCGCGTGCGCGTCGCCTCCCGGTCGTTCGCCGACCGTGGCCAGGGATACCTCGTCGCGGTGGCCGAGCACGTGCCGTCGGGGCGGCTCGCCGCGTTCTCGATGGTCGCCTACCCGCACGACCGCCCCGAGGTCGTCATCCAGGAGGACACCCTGGTCCTGCGCGAGCACCGCGGCCACCGCCTCGGGATGCTCGTCAAGATCGCCGTGCTCGACGAGCTGGCCCGTGCGCGGCCCTCGTCACGGCGCATCCACACCTGGAACGCGCAGGAGAACCGGCACATGCTCGCGATCAACGAGGCCCTCGGGTTCGAGGTCGCGAGCGTCACCGCGGAGTGGCAGCTGCGGCTGGTGTGA
- a CDS encoding flavodoxin domain-containing protein, which yields MSNHETNLTAAVVFESMFGNCEKVARQIAAGMATGVPVKVVDVADALADPSILDDVALVVAGGPTHSMSMSRPGTRAEAVQRSGGTVPARNVGLREWCVALQDRSDEHGPRWVTTFDTRTALGRAIPSSASRAAARIITRKGYEMLVPLRSFLVEDAAGPLVDGHLEEAYVWGEKIAAALRAQVPVAV from the coding sequence ATGTCGAACCACGAAACGAACCTGACTGCTGCCGTCGTCTTCGAGTCGATGTTCGGGAACTGTGAGAAGGTCGCCCGGCAGATCGCGGCCGGCATGGCGACCGGTGTGCCGGTGAAGGTCGTGGACGTCGCGGACGCGCTCGCGGACCCGTCGATCCTGGACGACGTCGCGCTCGTGGTCGCCGGTGGTCCCACGCACTCCATGTCGATGAGCCGCCCCGGCACCCGGGCCGAGGCCGTCCAGCGTTCGGGCGGGACGGTGCCAGCGCGCAACGTCGGCCTGCGCGAGTGGTGCGTCGCGCTCCAGGACCGCTCGGACGAGCACGGCCCCCGGTGGGTCACGACGTTCGACACCCGCACCGCGCTCGGTCGGGCCATCCCATCGTCCGCCTCCCGTGCTGCCGCGCGCATCATCACGCGCAAGGGCTACGAGATGCTCGTGCCGCTCCGGTCGTTCCTCGTCGAGGACGCGGCCGGCCCCCTGGTCGACGGCCACCTCGAGGAGGCGTACGTCTGGGGCGAGAAGATCGCTGCGGCGTTGCGCGCACAGGTTCCGGTCGCCGTCTGA
- a CDS encoding YciI family protein yields the protein MTKYLISFPSGAMDVSAEDLPAVSEASHAVVEEARRAGVWVFGGGIDESVPPVLVDGDGTVTEGTYPQTRQIEGGYTVLEVPSREEALEWAAKIAVACRCAQEVREFQFDPAS from the coding sequence ATGACGAAGTACCTGATCTCGTTCCCGAGCGGCGCCATGGACGTCTCGGCGGAGGACCTGCCGGCCGTCTCGGAGGCGTCCCACGCGGTCGTGGAGGAGGCCAGGCGAGCGGGCGTCTGGGTGTTCGGCGGCGGGATCGACGAGAGCGTCCCGCCCGTCCTGGTCGACGGGGACGGCACCGTGACCGAGGGCACCTACCCGCAGACGAGGCAGATCGAGGGCGGCTACACGGTTCTCGAGGTGCCCTCGCGCGAGGAGGCGCTCGAGTGGGCCGCGAAGATCGCGGTCGCCTGCCGGTGCGCGCAGGAGGTGCGGGAGTTCCAGTTCGACCCCGCCAGCTGA
- a CDS encoding alpha/beta hydrolase produces the protein MSDTAPPTAPDTVVLVHGLWMTPRSWEHWVPYYEAKGLRVLTPGYPGFEIEVEALRENPDVIARLTVPETVDHLAGVIEGLDRPPIIMGHSFGGTLTQLLLARGLGASAVAINGAPTEGVRVNPPSQIKSLFPILNNPAKAHRAAGFTPEQFHYAFTNTLSAEESLEVYERYHVPAPGSWVWAYGLIANYKPGKQETWVDYDADRAPLLFVTGSEDHIMPPSVNRSNAHKYHRSPALTEVLDLEGRSHWTCAEPGWEAVADAALDWALAHARAPQGAGEPA, from the coding sequence ATGAGCGACACCGCCCCGCCGACCGCCCCCGACACCGTGGTCCTCGTCCACGGTCTGTGGATGACGCCGCGCTCCTGGGAGCACTGGGTCCCGTACTACGAGGCCAAGGGCCTGCGCGTGCTCACGCCCGGCTACCCGGGCTTCGAGATCGAGGTCGAGGCGCTGCGCGAGAACCCCGACGTGATCGCGCGGCTCACGGTCCCGGAGACCGTCGACCACCTCGCGGGCGTCATCGAGGGCCTCGACCGGCCGCCGATCATCATGGGTCACTCGTTCGGCGGCACCCTGACCCAGCTCCTGCTGGCTCGCGGCCTGGGGGCGTCGGCGGTCGCGATCAACGGGGCCCCGACCGAGGGAGTGCGGGTCAACCCGCCCTCGCAGATCAAGTCGCTCTTCCCGATCCTCAACAACCCCGCCAAGGCGCACCGGGCCGCCGGGTTCACGCCCGAGCAGTTCCACTACGCGTTCACCAACACGCTCTCGGCCGAGGAGTCGCTCGAGGTGTACGAGCGGTACCACGTCCCCGCGCCCGGGAGCTGGGTGTGGGCCTACGGGCTCATCGCCAACTACAAGCCGGGCAAGCAGGAGACGTGGGTCGACTACGACGCCGACCGGGCCCCGCTCCTGTTCGTCACGGGCAGCGAGGACCACATCATGCCGCCCTCCGTGAACCGGTCGAACGCGCACAAGTACCACCGGTCGCCCGCCCTGACCGAGGTCCTCGACCTCGAGGGACGGTCGCACTGGACGTGCGCCGAGCCGGGCTGGGAGGCCGTGGCCGACGCCGCGCTCGACTGGGCTCTCGCCCACGCCCGGGCGCCCCAGGGAGCGGGAGAGCCTGCCTGA
- a CDS encoding GlsB/YeaQ/YmgE family stress response membrane protein, which translates to MWFLSWIVIGLIMGAIARAIMPGRAAGGWVVTLIVGVVGAFVGGFIGRAFGSDPNQEFWSFSTWFWAFIGSLVVLLIWGLIAGRRSKA; encoded by the coding sequence ATGTGGTTTCTGTCGTGGATCGTGATCGGACTCATCATGGGGGCGATCGCCCGCGCCATCATGCCCGGCAGGGCTGCGGGCGGCTGGGTCGTGACCCTGATCGTCGGTGTCGTCGGCGCGTTCGTCGGCGGGTTCATCGGCCGGGCGTTCGGCTCGGACCCCAACCAGGAGTTCTGGTCGTTCTCGACCTGGTTCTGGGCGTTCATCGGGTCGCTCGTCGTCCTGCTGATCTGGGGCCTCATCGCGGGCCGCAGGTCGAAGGCCTGA
- a CDS encoding lytic polysaccharide monooxygenase, which translates to MRRLRAAMIAAVLGVAAIAAPVVMAPAASAHGWITSPPSRQDNCATGATSFDCGGVKYEPQSVEAPKGSMQCSGGSGFSILDDNSKPWPRKSVGSSVTFQWKLTAAHNTSTWEYFVDGKLHQTFSQGGAQPPSNISHTLTNLPSGNHTILARWNVSNTVNAFYNCVDLTVNGGGTTGGTTGGTTGGTTGGTTGGTTGGTTGGTTGGTTGTGVCTAPAWAAGSVYTGGTRVSYNNKTYEAKWWNTGENPGTSGQWGVWKDLGAC; encoded by the coding sequence ATGAGACGACTACGCGCGGCGATGATCGCCGCCGTCCTCGGGGTGGCCGCGATCGCGGCCCCCGTCGTGATGGCCCCGGCCGCCTCGGCACACGGCTGGATCACGTCCCCGCCCAGCAGGCAGGACAACTGTGCGACCGGCGCGACGTCCTTCGACTGCGGCGGCGTCAAGTACGAGCCGCAGAGTGTCGAGGCACCCAAGGGCTCGATGCAGTGTTCGGGTGGCAGCGGGTTCTCGATCCTCGACGACAACAGCAAGCCGTGGCCGCGCAAGAGCGTCGGCAGCTCGGTGACCTTCCAGTGGAAGCTCACGGCCGCTCACAACACGAGCACGTGGGAGTACTTCGTCGACGGCAAGCTGCACCAGACGTTCAGCCAGGGCGGCGCCCAGCCGCCGAGCAACATCTCGCACACGCTGACCAACCTGCCCTCGGGCAACCACACGATCCTCGCCCGGTGGAACGTGTCCAACACCGTCAACGCGTTCTACAACTGCGTCGACCTCACGGTCAACGGAGGTGGCACCACGGGTGGCACGACCGGCGGGACGACCGGCGGCACCACCGGCGGGACGACCGGTGGAACCACCGGCGGCACGACCGGCGGCACGACCGGCGGGACGACCGGCACGGGCGTCTGCACCGCCCCCGCCTGGGCGGCCGGCTCGGTCTACACGGGCGGCACCCGCGTCTCGTACAACAACAAGACGTACGAGGCCAAGTGGTGGAACACCGGGGAGAACCCCGGCACGAGCGGCCAGTGGGGCGTGTGGAAGGATCTCGGCGCCTGCTGA
- a CDS encoding lytic polysaccharide monooxygenase — protein sequence MLGATAIVAPVVLAPAASAHGWVTSPPSRQDNCATGATSFDCGSIKFEPQSVEAAKGSMQCSGGSGYAILDDNSKPWPRTTVASSVKFQWKLTANHATTTWEYFVDGKLHQTFSSGGAQPAKDISHTLTNLPAGDHTVLARWNVADTPMAFYNCVDLTVTGGGTTGGTTGGTTGGTTGGTTGGTTGGTTGGTTGGTTGGTTGGTTGGTTGGTTGGTTGGTTGGTTGTPQCAAGPWDTAVAYTGGAKVSLNGQLFEAKWWTKGEKPDATSQWGPWKSLGAC from the coding sequence GTGCTCGGCGCCACCGCCATTGTTGCCCCCGTGGTGCTGGCCCCCGCCGCCTCCGCGCACGGCTGGGTCACCTCCCCGCCGAGCCGTCAGGACAACTGTGCCACCGGCGCGACGTCCTTCGACTGCGGCAGCATCAAGTTCGAGCCGCAGAGCGTCGAGGCCGCAAAGGGCTCCATGCAGTGCAGCGGTGGCAGCGGCTACGCCATCCTCGACGACAACAGCAAGCCCTGGCCGCGCACCACGGTCGCCTCGTCCGTGAAGTTCCAGTGGAAGCTCACGGCGAACCACGCCACGACGACGTGGGAGTACTTCGTCGACGGCAAGCTCCACCAGACCTTCAGCTCGGGCGGCGCCCAGCCCGCGAAGGACATCTCCCACACGCTGACCAACCTCCCTGCCGGGGACCACACGGTCCTCGCTCGCTGGAACGTCGCTGACACTCCGATGGCCTTCTACAACTGCGTCGACCTCACCGTCACCGGTGGTGGCACGACGGGTGGCACCACGGGCGGTACGACGGGTGGCACCACGGGCGGTACGACGGGTGGCACCACCGGTGGCACGACGGGTGGCACCACCGGTGGCACGACCGGTGGCACGACCGGCGGTACGACCGGCGGTACGACCGGTGGCACGACCGGCGGCACCACGGGCGGTACGACGGGTGGCACGACCGGCACGCCGCAGTGCGCCGCGGGACCGTGGGACACGGCTGTCGCCTACACGGGCGGCGCCAAGGTCTCGCTCAACGGCCAGCTCTTCGAGGCCAAGTGGTGGACCAAGGGCGAAAAGCCCGACGCCACCTCGCAGTGGGGCCCCTGGAAGAGCCTCGGCGCCTGCTGA
- a CDS encoding GNAT family N-acetyltransferase, translated as MSHPIESTTTWRIARAPHPADLDSPDAWAYHGVAEVEEEVMIEAHGYDDLANEARDVLAGMDNQQYATKQRFVAIRADAPETPRPQDVLGHLFVLMMTSSNEHLGELYVQVRPAARRQGLGTELWETGEKILVDAGRTVLFTDTQHGVEPPPGPHALEARTGAGRVPANDPGPRFARSKGYALEQVERHSILPLPVDPALLDRLRAQAGAAAGPDYRPLVWEDDVPHEWREQVGTLFTRMSTDAPNGDIDYREDPWDAQRVGVWIDELLSKGDGLLMTVAEHVPSGTLAAFSVFAYPKDHPSFAFQEDTLVLREHRGHRLGMLVKVRNLDELAVRRPTTERIHTWNAEENDHMLAINVDLGFAPAGGYAGWQKRVGA; from the coding sequence ATGAGCCATCCGATCGAGTCGACGACGACCTGGCGCATCGCCCGGGCCCCGCACCCCGCCGACCTCGACTCCCCCGACGCGTGGGCGTACCACGGCGTGGCCGAGGTCGAGGAAGAGGTCATGATCGAGGCCCACGGCTACGACGACCTCGCGAACGAGGCCCGCGACGTCCTGGCCGGCATGGACAACCAGCAGTACGCGACCAAGCAGCGCTTCGTCGCGATCCGCGCGGACGCACCCGAGACACCCCGGCCACAGGACGTGCTGGGCCACCTGTTCGTCCTCATGATGACGAGCAGCAACGAACACCTGGGCGAGCTGTACGTGCAGGTGCGCCCGGCGGCCCGCCGCCAGGGACTGGGCACGGAGCTGTGGGAGACGGGCGAGAAGATCCTCGTCGACGCTGGCCGCACCGTCCTGTTCACCGACACCCAGCACGGCGTCGAGCCCCCGCCCGGCCCCCACGCCCTCGAGGCCCGGACGGGCGCGGGACGCGTCCCGGCGAACGACCCCGGGCCCCGCTTCGCGCGGAGCAAGGGCTACGCGCTGGAGCAGGTCGAGCGGCACTCGATCCTGCCGCTGCCCGTCGACCCCGCCCTCCTGGACCGGCTGCGCGCGCAGGCCGGGGCCGCCGCGGGACCGGACTACCGCCCCCTCGTCTGGGAGGACGACGTGCCGCACGAGTGGCGCGAGCAGGTCGGGACGCTCTTCACGCGCATGAGCACCGACGCCCCGAACGGCGACATCGACTACCGCGAGGACCCGTGGGACGCGCAGCGGGTCGGCGTGTGGATCGACGAGCTCCTGAGCAAGGGCGACGGCCTGCTCATGACGGTCGCCGAGCACGTCCCGTCGGGCACGCTCGCCGCGTTCTCCGTGTTCGCCTACCCCAAGGACCACCCGTCGTTCGCGTTCCAGGAGGACACGCTGGTCCTGCGCGAGCACCGCGGCCACCGCCTCGGGATGCTCGTCAAGGTCCGGAACCTCGACGAGCTCGCCGTCCGACGCCCCACGACCGAGCGCATCCACACCTGGAACGCCGAGGAGAACGACCACATGCTCGCGATCAACGTCGACCTGGGCTTCGCGCCCGCAGGCGGGTACGCCGGCTGGCAGAAGCGGGTGGGCGCGTGA